A single genomic interval of Noviherbaspirillum saxi harbors:
- a CDS encoding alpha/beta fold hydrolase, translating into MRIIEANGLQLACDDQGDPNGEPLLLIAGLGLQLISWPDNFCKTLVDQGFRVIRFDNRDCGMSTKLSHLGKPHLHQAFFQSLFRMPLFSGYTLYDMAKDTIGLLDALEIRKAHIVGASMGGMIAQIIAARYPDRTHTLTSIMSTSGRPGLPGPSFAANNAVFSMPRNPRDINAVVEHFVHLFRVIGSPAYPTPEPLLRERVMESVRRNSTINGTSRQMMAVASSGDLVAQLRTIRLPALVIHGSDDPLVPVACGRDTARWIPGAIMHEIEGMGHDIPPALEEPIANLIAAHARHELYQSQPIT; encoded by the coding sequence TTGCGTATTATTGAAGCCAACGGTCTACAGCTGGCCTGCGACGACCAGGGCGACCCGAATGGGGAGCCGCTGCTGTTGATCGCCGGCCTCGGACTCCAGTTGATTTCCTGGCCCGACAACTTTTGCAAGACATTGGTAGACCAAGGCTTTCGAGTCATCCGTTTCGATAATCGCGATTGCGGCATGTCGACCAAGCTGAGCCATCTCGGCAAGCCTCACCTGCATCAGGCGTTTTTCCAGTCGCTGTTTCGCATGCCGCTGTTTAGCGGCTACACCCTGTATGACATGGCGAAGGATACGATAGGCTTGCTCGATGCGCTGGAAATCCGCAAGGCGCATATTGTCGGCGCATCGATGGGCGGCATGATTGCGCAAATCATTGCCGCGCGCTATCCGGACCGCACGCATACCCTCACATCGATCATGTCGACCAGCGGTCGCCCCGGTTTGCCGGGGCCAAGCTTTGCTGCAAACAACGCAGTGTTTTCCATGCCCCGCAATCCGCGCGATATCAATGCGGTCGTCGAGCATTTCGTTCATCTGTTCCGCGTCATCGGCAGTCCCGCGTATCCGACGCCGGAGCCGCTGCTGCGCGAGCGCGTGATGGAAAGCGTACGCCGCAACTCGACCATCAATGGCACTTCGCGCCAGATGATGGCGGTAGCCTCGTCCGGCGATCTGGTGGCGCAACTTCGTACGATTCGCCTGCCGGCGCTGGTGATCCACGGCAGCGACGATCCATTGGTGCCGGTTGCCTGCGGACGCGATACCGCACGCTGGATTCCCGGCGCGATCATGCACGAAATCGAAGGCATGGGACATGACATTCCGCCCGCGCTGGAAGAACCGATCGCCAATCTGATTGCCGCGCATGCCCGTCACGAGTTATACCAATCCCAACCCATAACGTGA
- the ldcA gene encoding muramoyltetrapeptide carboxypeptidase, with amino-acid sequence MSHHPDLSGLTVAIVAASGYAADPHAVGRATARLEDRGCRVKNFYDAGARHQRFGGTDAVRLQQLNDAIVDPQVDIVIALRGGYGLSRLLPMLECERLAASGKLLVGHSDFTALHMAMLAQGGTISFAGPMICDDFSRDEPSAYTLDSFWNCMTRSEHTIAFEARDNPSVDVSGILWGGNLTMLTHLVGTPYLPRIEGGILFIEDVNEHPYRVERMLLQLAHAGLLRQQAIVLGDFSAYRLNEYDNGYDFDAMVGYLRARLGIPILTGLPFGHIRDKATLAVGSQARLHCNGSNAMLTMSGYPTLAARV; translated from the coding sequence ATGTCACACCATCCAGATTTGTCCGGTTTGACCGTCGCCATTGTGGCGGCCAGCGGCTATGCCGCGGATCCACATGCGGTCGGCCGTGCGACTGCTCGTCTCGAAGACCGAGGCTGTCGGGTAAAGAATTTTTATGACGCCGGTGCCCGCCACCAGCGTTTTGGCGGCACCGATGCGGTCCGGCTGCAACAGCTCAATGATGCAATCGTCGATCCGCAGGTCGATATCGTCATCGCGTTGCGCGGCGGCTATGGCTTGTCGCGCCTGCTGCCGATGCTGGAGTGCGAACGCCTGGCCGCCAGCGGCAAGCTGCTTGTCGGCCACAGCGACTTTACCGCGTTGCACATGGCCATGCTGGCGCAGGGCGGCACCATCAGTTTTGCCGGGCCGATGATTTGCGACGATTTTTCGCGCGACGAGCCCAGTGCCTACACGCTAGACAGCTTTTGGAATTGCATGACGCGGAGCGAGCATACGATTGCCTTTGAAGCGCGCGACAATCCTTCTGTCGACGTGTCGGGCATTCTCTGGGGCGGCAACCTGACCATGCTCACGCATCTGGTAGGCACGCCTTATCTGCCGCGTATCGAGGGTGGCATTCTGTTCATTGAAGACGTCAACGAACATCCTTACCGGGTCGAGCGCATGCTGCTGCAGCTTGCGCATGCCGGCTTGTTGCGACAGCAGGCGATCGTCCTTGGCGATTTTTCCGCATATCGTCTGAACGAGTACGACAATGGCTATGATTTCGACGCCATGGTCGGCTATCTGCGCGCAAGGCTTGGCATTCCCATCCTGACCGGTCTTCCCTTCGGACACATCCGCGACAAGGCGACGCTGGCGGTCGGCAGCCAGGCCAGATTGCATTGCAATGGCAGTAATGCGATGCTGACGATGAGCGGCTATCCGACGCTTGCAGCAAGGGTTTGA
- a CDS encoding aldose 1-epimerase yields MKTDIITLESDTQRLRIAPELGGSVVGWDWKLGKEWSALFRPWDSVSGNRYSLACFPLVPWSNRITGGGFEHEGVFHPIRPNREGETYPIHGDGWLQAWQLAERNDSRIKLSLESDRFDGNPYHYRSSQTFLLLPDGLQIDLTVTHLGQKTLPYGLGLHPYFMRNAHTRLMAKAEGVWLSGDDPIPVEHVTAFPETWDYNTPSPLEGPMIDNCFSGWNGKAIISYPDRALTLTMVMPDCNGYSLMYRPPGLDYFCFEPITHPINAFHMKNQPGLAVLGHGDSLALRAKFLVSAASNTAYTNPNP; encoded by the coding sequence ATGAAAACCGACATCATTACGCTCGAATCCGATACACAACGTTTACGCATTGCACCCGAACTCGGCGGCAGTGTTGTCGGCTGGGACTGGAAGCTCGGCAAGGAATGGTCTGCGCTATTTCGGCCATGGGACAGCGTCTCCGGCAACCGTTACAGCCTGGCCTGCTTTCCCCTGGTGCCATGGTCCAACCGGATTACCGGAGGCGGCTTCGAGCATGAGGGCGTTTTCCATCCGATTCGTCCCAATCGTGAAGGCGAAACCTATCCCATCCATGGCGATGGCTGGCTACAGGCGTGGCAGCTTGCAGAACGCAATGACAGCCGGATCAAGTTATCACTTGAATCCGACCGTTTCGACGGTAATCCCTATCATTACCGCAGCAGCCAAACCTTTCTGCTACTGCCCGATGGTTTGCAGATCGATTTGACGGTAACGCATCTCGGCCAGAAAACCCTGCCCTACGGTCTGGGACTGCATCCGTATTTCATGCGCAATGCGCATACGCGCCTGATGGCAAAGGCGGAGGGCGTATGGCTGTCGGGTGACGATCCTATCCCGGTCGAGCATGTCACGGCATTTCCGGAAACCTGGGATTACAACACGCCGTCGCCGCTGGAAGGGCCGATGATCGACAATTGCTTCAGCGGCTGGAATGGGAAGGCAATCATTTCCTATCCTGACCGGGCACTGACGCTGACCATGGTGATGCCTGACTGTAATGGGTATAGCCTGATGTACAGGCCGCCGGGGCTGGACTATTTCTGCTTCGAGCCTATCACCCATCCTATCAATGCATTCCACATGAAGAATCAGCCGGGGCTGGCCGTGCTTGGGCACGGCGACAGCCTGGCTTTGCGTGCGAAGTTTCTCGTGAGCGCCGCGTCGAATACGGCTTATACCAATCCCAACCCATAA
- a CDS encoding SMP-30/gluconolactonase/LRE family protein → MNTPECIWNAHAALGEGPLWSVREKALYWVDILGHRLHRYSAAEGQRTWQFDQEVSALAERADAPGLVMTRRHGFAGFNPATEEMQPLTQAETGMPDNRFNDGKCDRLGRFWAGTMDFGCTKPTGSLYRLDPDLTCTRMDSGYAVTNGPAWSADYKTLYHNDSVNGRVYAFDFDLERGEISNKRTFLQFSKEDGSPDGMTTDAEGGLWIAHWGASKVTRHDPEGKITRTVMLPCSQVTSCAFGGPGLTTMFITTAADGLSPQQLEREPLAGGLFALDLDIAGVPANQFRG, encoded by the coding sequence ATGAACACTCCTGAATGTATCTGGAATGCCCATGCGGCGCTGGGCGAAGGACCGTTATGGTCGGTCAGGGAAAAGGCCTTGTACTGGGTCGATATTCTTGGTCATCGCTTGCACCGGTATTCCGCTGCGGAAGGGCAGCGGACCTGGCAATTCGATCAAGAAGTATCGGCGCTCGCGGAGCGCGCGGATGCGCCCGGACTAGTCATGACGCGCCGCCATGGATTTGCCGGCTTCAATCCCGCCACCGAAGAAATGCAGCCGCTGACACAAGCAGAGACCGGCATGCCCGACAATCGCTTCAATGATGGCAAGTGCGACCGCCTTGGCCGCTTCTGGGCCGGCACGATGGACTTTGGCTGTACCAAACCCACGGGCTCGCTCTATCGCCTCGACCCCGATCTCACCTGCACACGCATGGATTCCGGGTATGCGGTGACCAACGGCCCTGCCTGGTCGGCTGACTACAAAACGCTGTATCACAACGATAGTGTCAATGGACGGGTCTATGCGTTCGACTTTGACCTGGAGCGTGGCGAGATCTCGAACAAGCGGACCTTTCTGCAATTCAGCAAGGAAGACGGTTCGCCGGACGGCATGACAACCGATGCCGAAGGCGGTCTCTGGATCGCGCATTGGGGCGCAAGCAAAGTGACGCGGCATGATCCGGAAGGCAAGATTACGCGGACCGTCATGCTGCCCTGCAGCCAGGTGACCAGTTGCGCGTTTGGCGGGCCGGGGCTAACCACGATGTTCATCACTACCGCTGCGGACGGACTGTCACCACAGCAACTGGAACGCGAACCGCTCGCCGGCGGTCTATTTGCGCTAGACCTCGATATTGCCGGGGTTCCCGCCAACCAGTTCCGTGGGTGA
- the araD gene encoding L-arabinonate dehydratase, producing MTTEKPKRRSRAWFEKQDRDGFVHRSWTQKAGHPPDEFDGRPVIGICNTWSELTPCNSHFRELAEFVKRGVLEAGGFPLEFPVMSPGETQIRPTAMLFRNLASMDVEESIRGNPIDGVVLLMGCDKTTPALMMGAASCGLPTIGVSGGPMLNGKFRGKDIGSGTGVWMMSEMVRGGQMTQEEFTEAEGCMNRSTGTCMTMGTASTMASMVEALGMSLPGNAAIPAPDTRRNRLAQISGRRIVKMVEEDLTMDKIMTRHAFENAIRVNAAIGGSTNAVIHMLAIAARIGVKLTLDDWDRIGAEMPCLVNLQPSGHYLMEDFYYAGGVPAVMRDIQHLLHCDALTVNGNTIGQNIAEAPCYNRDVIKPLDQPLMEKAGIAVLRGNLAPDGAVIKPSAASKHLLKHRGRAVVFESIEDLRERLDDPALDIDENCVMVLKNCGPRGYPGMAEVGNMPLPSKVLQKGFSDMVRISDARMSGTAYGTVVLHTSPEAAIGGPLALVRTGDMIQLDVRERSLHMEVSDEELARRKSEWVPPEVPTRGYVKLYVEHVQQAHLGADLDFLVGSSGAPVPRESH from the coding sequence ATGACCACCGAAAAGCCCAAACGTCGCAGCCGCGCGTGGTTCGAAAAACAGGATCGCGACGGCTTCGTGCATCGGAGCTGGACCCAGAAAGCCGGCCATCCGCCGGATGAGTTCGACGGCCGCCCCGTGATCGGCATCTGCAACACCTGGTCCGAATTAACACCTTGCAACAGTCATTTCCGCGAACTGGCCGAGTTCGTCAAACGGGGTGTACTTGAGGCAGGCGGATTCCCTCTTGAGTTCCCCGTCATGTCTCCCGGCGAAACCCAGATCCGCCCAACGGCGATGCTGTTTCGAAATCTGGCCAGCATGGATGTCGAAGAATCGATACGCGGCAATCCTATCGATGGCGTGGTCTTGCTGATGGGATGCGACAAGACAACACCGGCATTAATGATGGGCGCGGCGAGTTGCGGTTTGCCGACAATAGGTGTCTCCGGCGGGCCAATGCTGAACGGCAAATTCCGTGGCAAGGATATCGGCTCGGGCACAGGGGTGTGGATGATGTCGGAAATGGTGCGCGGCGGGCAGATGACGCAGGAAGAATTCACCGAAGCCGAAGGATGCATGAACCGTTCCACCGGCACCTGCATGACCATGGGAACGGCATCGACGATGGCGAGCATGGTCGAAGCACTCGGCATGTCCTTGCCGGGCAATGCGGCCATACCCGCGCCGGATACGCGACGCAACCGGCTCGCGCAAATCAGCGGTCGACGTATCGTAAAAATGGTCGAGGAAGACCTGACGATGGACAAAATCATGACGCGCCATGCCTTTGAAAATGCAATACGCGTCAATGCCGCGATCGGCGGGTCCACCAATGCGGTGATTCACATGCTGGCAATCGCAGCTCGCATCGGCGTTAAACTGACACTGGATGACTGGGATCGGATCGGTGCCGAAATGCCCTGTCTGGTCAACCTGCAACCGTCCGGCCATTATCTGATGGAAGACTTTTACTATGCGGGCGGCGTGCCGGCTGTGATGCGTGACATTCAGCATCTGCTGCACTGCGATGCATTGACCGTCAATGGCAATACGATAGGACAGAACATCGCGGAAGCGCCCTGCTACAACCGCGACGTCATCAAGCCTCTCGATCAACCCTTGATGGAGAAGGCCGGCATCGCGGTCTTGCGCGGCAATCTTGCCCCGGATGGTGCGGTGATCAAACCGTCGGCCGCATCGAAGCATCTGCTCAAACATCGCGGCCGTGCGGTGGTATTCGAATCGATCGAGGACTTGCGCGAACGGCTCGACGATCCTGCCCTGGACATCGATGAAAACTGCGTGATGGTCCTGAAAAACTGTGGCCCGCGCGGCTATCCCGGCATGGCCGAGGTCGGCAATATGCCATTGCCAAGCAAGGTGCTGCAAAAGGGTTTCAGCGACATGGTGCGCATCTCGGATGCCCGCATGAGCGGCACTGCCTACGGCACCGTGGTACTGCACACTTCGCCCGAAGCCGCGATAGGCGGGCCGCTGGCGCTGGTGCGCACCGGCGACATGATTCAGCTCGATGTGCGCGAACGCAGCCTGCACATGGAAGTCAGCGATGAAGAACTGGCGCGCCGCAAATCGGAATGGGTGCCGCCCGAAGTGCCTACGCGCGGCTATGTGAAGCTGTATGTCGAACACGTGCAGCAGGCGCATCTGGGTGCGGACCTTGACTTCCTGGTCGGCAGCAGCGGCGCGCCGGTGCCGCGTGAATCGCACTAA
- a CDS encoding SDR family NAD(P)-dependent oxidoreductase: protein MAAQSQLARFGSLQGKRVFVTGGGSGIGESIVEAFAEQGAKVAFIDIAVDASLSLCEKIALAGYEKPVFRECDIRDIPALQDVMRSIAADIGDFDVLVNNAGNDQRHTPEEVTLEFWNDRIAINQRPMFFTCQAVIEGMKKKGGGSIINLGSTSWHIANGGYPVYTTTKASVSGLTRGLARDLGPYNIRVNTVTPGWVMTERQLQLWVDEEGEKLIDRSQCLKGRVQPWHVARMVLFLASDDGAMCSAQEFIVDGGWA from the coding sequence ATGGCGGCACAGAGCCAGTTGGCACGGTTCGGAAGTCTTCAGGGCAAACGGGTATTCGTCACCGGCGGCGGCTCAGGCATCGGAGAGAGCATCGTCGAGGCATTCGCCGAGCAGGGGGCCAAGGTGGCGTTCATCGATATCGCCGTCGATGCCAGTCTCTCGCTCTGCGAGAAAATCGCGCTGGCCGGATATGAAAAACCCGTGTTTCGCGAATGTGATATTCGCGATATTCCGGCGCTGCAAGATGTGATGCGTTCGATTGCCGCAGATATCGGCGACTTCGACGTGCTGGTCAATAACGCGGGCAATGATCAGCGCCATACGCCCGAAGAGGTTACGCTCGAGTTCTGGAACGACCGGATTGCGATCAACCAGCGGCCGATGTTTTTCACCTGCCAGGCCGTGATCGAAGGCATGAAGAAAAAAGGCGGCGGCTCCATCATCAATCTCGGCTCGACCAGTTGGCATATCGCCAATGGCGGCTATCCTGTGTATACCACGACCAAGGCATCGGTCAGCGGTCTGACGCGCGGACTGGCACGCGACCTCGGTCCCTATAATATTCGCGTCAACACGGTCACGCCCGGCTGGGTCATGACCGAGCGCCAGTTGCAATTATGGGTGGACGAGGAAGGTGAAAAGCTGATCGACCGCAGCCAGTGTCTGAAGGGCAGGGTGCAACCCTGGCATGTGGCGCGTATGGTGCTGTTCCTTGCGTCCGATGATGGCGCAATGTGCAGCGCACAGGAATTCATTGTCGATGGCGGCTGGGCCTGA